Proteins encoded together in one Deinococcus planocerae window:
- the ruvB gene encoding Holliday junction branch migration DNA helicase RuvB, which translates to MTEANDPALRPKTLTEYVGQERLKEKMTVYLQAAKGRREALDHTMLFGPPGLGKTTLAHIIAHELGVNIRVTSGPAIEKPGDLAAILTNSLEEGDVLFIDEIHRLGRVAEEHLYPAMEDYKLDIVLGQGPAARTIELPLPRFTLVGATTRPGLITAPMRSRFGIIEHLEYYTPSEIGTNLLRDARLLGFGLTEDAAVEIGARSRGTMRIAKRLLRRVRDYAEVAGEKLIELPRALDALDRLGLDSAGLDDRDKKYLETLIHRFAGGPVGVDTLATAISEDALTLEDVYEPYLIQLGFIKRTPRGRVATAHAYDHLGLPVGGRDEDGAGVYTN; encoded by the coding sequence ATGACTGAAGCGAACGACCCCGCCTTGCGGCCCAAGACGCTGACGGAATACGTCGGTCAGGAGCGGCTCAAGGAGAAGATGACGGTGTATCTCCAGGCTGCCAAGGGCCGCCGGGAGGCGCTCGACCACACGATGCTCTTCGGCCCGCCCGGGCTGGGCAAGACGACGCTGGCGCACATCATCGCGCATGAGCTCGGCGTGAACATCCGCGTCACCTCGGGCCCGGCCATCGAGAAGCCGGGGGACCTCGCCGCCATCCTCACGAACTCGCTGGAGGAAGGCGACGTGCTCTTCATCGACGAGATTCACCGGCTGGGCCGGGTGGCGGAGGAACACCTCTACCCCGCGATGGAGGACTACAAGCTCGACATCGTGCTGGGGCAGGGACCGGCGGCCAGGACCATCGAGCTGCCGCTGCCGCGCTTCACGCTGGTGGGGGCGACCACCCGCCCGGGGCTGATCACCGCACCCATGCGGTCGCGCTTCGGCATCATCGAGCACCTGGAGTACTACACGCCCAGCGAGATCGGCACGAACCTGCTGCGTGACGCCCGGCTGCTCGGCTTCGGATTGACGGAAGACGCCGCCGTGGAGATCGGCGCCCGCTCGCGCGGCACGATGCGCATCGCCAAGAGGTTGCTCCGGCGCGTGCGCGACTACGCCGAGGTGGCGGGCGAGAAGCTCATCGAGCTGCCCCGCGCGCTGGACGCCCTCGACCGCCTGGGACTGGACTCGGCGGGCCTGGACGACCGCGACAAGAAGTACCTGGAGACCCTGATCCACCGTTTCGCGGGCGGGCCGGTCGGCGTGGACACCCTCGCCACCGCGATCTCGGAGGACGCCCTGACGCTGGAGGACGTGTACGAGCCCTACCTGATCCAGCTCGGCTTCATCAAGCGCACCCCCCGTGGCCGCGTCGCCACCGCCCACGCCTACGACCACCTGGGGCTGCCGGTGGGCGGGCGCGACGAGGACGGGGCGGGGGTGTACACGAACTGA
- a CDS encoding SCO family protein, with protein sequence MKWLTAVLLALAAALGGLLLSRNASPTPTGGTAIDTPIPLPALRLVNERGQAANLQDSGGRLRLVFFGFARCPDVCPATLAGLKNDLAGLTPQQRERVQVQLVTVDPEHDQPNVLRDYLGRFDPSFTGLTGDAGTIDEAARVMFVANIKPLPEPEDRGGHGEHAGARAGSAAPSDDHSDEVPGGANVAARVHGDQVSVVDTQGRFVRVYGNANVTSGELRRDLPALIRLYGG encoded by the coding sequence ATGAAGTGGCTCACCGCCGTACTCCTCGCCCTCGCCGCAGCGTTGGGAGGGCTGCTCCTCTCCCGCAACGCCTCGCCGACCCCGACGGGCGGCACCGCCATCGACACGCCGATTCCCCTGCCCGCGCTGCGGCTGGTGAACGAGCGGGGGCAGGCGGCCAATCTTCAGGACTCGGGCGGGCGGCTGCGGCTCGTCTTCTTCGGCTTCGCGCGCTGCCCGGACGTGTGCCCGGCGACGCTGGCGGGGCTGAAAAACGACCTCGCGGGGCTGACTCCTCAGCAGCGGGAGCGGGTGCAGGTCCAGCTCGTCACCGTGGACCCCGAACACGACCAGCCGAACGTCCTGCGGGATTACCTGGGCCGCTTCGACCCGAGCTTCACGGGCCTGACGGGCGACGCGGGGACCATCGACGAGGCGGCGCGGGTCATGTTCGTGGCGAACATCAAGCCCCTGCCCGAACCTGAGGACCGGGGCGGGCATGGGGAGCACGCGGGCGCTAGGGCCGGGTCTGCCGCCCCCTCCGACGACCACAGCGACGAGGTGCCCGGCGGGGCGAACGTCGCCGCCCGCGTTCACGGCGATCAGGTCAGCGTGGTGGACACGCAGGGGCGCTTTGTCCGGGTGTACGGCAACGCGAACGTGACCAGTGGGGAGCTGCGGCGCGACCTGCCCGCGTTGATCCGGCTGTACGGAGGCTGA
- a CDS encoding cbb3-type cytochrome c oxidase subunit I: MTVQQAPQTTATIRRGAWEVVKDYMMTTDHKKIGILYILTSLVGFALAGLLAVAIRLQLALPDQTLLVGNAYNQVITTHAVVMIFFFLIPIGLFGFGNFFLPLQLGVRDVALPRINTFAVWGFVFSLVLLLLAIPNGGVPGVGWTFPYPLVVDGNQTGATVFMVAIILNGLSSLLGSANFAATIVNLRAPGMSLWKMPIFSWSIFATAILQLISLGGLTAAALVVYLELKLGISMFNPGIGGSPILQQQFFWFYSHPAVYVMLLPYLGIAAEMASTMARKPLFGYRVMVYSLLGIVLVSLLVWVHHLFAVGLPEAWQIAFAVATLIVAVPTGVKIFNLIGTLWGGRILMKTPTYWLVGFIFNFLIGGITGVSLGMVPFDYQVTMSYYVVAHFHNVMMFGTAFLAFGGLYYWWPKMTGRFMDERVGLWHFWLFMVGSWLTFLPQYVLGLMGMPRRYYTYPAGNFTWTELNFISTVGALVLLAGGIVFVWNMLQSLRRPITASANPWGGFTLEWTAASPPAAYNFAHEFPTTFPTERPLYDWEKNGDKLTPVDPKSIHLPVDSIWPFMTAFSLLLMGYGLSFGWFVNYDVREGLQPFFSAGFGHVFASLVLYASLPLFFWSLFKWAGTREYAVPVEHHHLTKYDNGFMGMAWFIISEVSLFGVLIAGYVYLRIIGAAEPPALRPNVWLAALNTLILVSSSFVIHKAEQDHHHGRYTWFRLGLFLTLLLGVIFMLFQVYEFTLFGVESDWRQNLWQACFFTIVGLHGLHILIGGTGIALPYYQALTGKMDKYNHGSLTAASLYWHLVDVVWLLIVAIFYAW; this comes from the coding sequence GTGACGGTTCAGCAAGCGCCGCAAACCACCGCCACCATCCGCCGGGGCGCGTGGGAGGTCGTCAAGGACTACATGATGACCACCGATCACAAGAAGATCGGGATCTTGTACATCCTCACGTCCCTGGTGGGCTTCGCCCTCGCGGGGCTCCTGGCCGTCGCCATCCGGTTGCAGCTCGCGCTGCCGGACCAGACGCTGCTCGTGGGCAACGCCTACAACCAGGTCATCACCACGCACGCGGTGGTCATGATCTTTTTCTTCCTGATTCCCATCGGGCTGTTCGGGTTCGGGAATTTCTTCTTGCCGCTGCAACTCGGGGTGCGGGACGTGGCCCTGCCGCGCATCAACACCTTCGCGGTGTGGGGCTTTGTCTTCAGCCTCGTGCTGCTGCTTCTGGCGATTCCCAACGGCGGGGTGCCCGGCGTGGGCTGGACCTTCCCCTACCCGCTCGTCGTCGACGGCAACCAGACGGGCGCCACCGTCTTCATGGTCGCCATCATCCTCAACGGTCTGAGCTCGCTGCTCGGCAGCGCGAACTTCGCGGCGACCATCGTGAACCTGCGCGCGCCCGGCATGAGCCTGTGGAAGATGCCGATCTTCTCGTGGAGCATCTTCGCCACCGCGATCCTCCAGCTCATCAGCCTGGGCGGGCTGACCGCCGCCGCGCTCGTCGTGTACCTCGAACTCAAGCTGGGGATCAGCATGTTCAACCCCGGCATCGGGGGCTCGCCGATTCTCCAGCAGCAGTTTTTCTGGTTTTACTCACACCCTGCCGTGTACGTGATGCTGCTGCCGTACCTCGGGATCGCCGCCGAGATGGCCTCCACGATGGCCCGCAAGCCGCTGTTCGGCTACCGGGTGATGGTGTACTCGCTGCTCGGCATCGTGCTCGTCAGCCTGCTCGTGTGGGTCCACCACCTCTTCGCGGTGGGGCTGCCGGAAGCGTGGCAGATCGCCTTCGCGGTCGCCACCCTGATCGTGGCCGTGCCGACGGGCGTGAAGATCTTCAACCTGATCGGCACCCTGTGGGGCGGGCGCATCCTGATGAAGACGCCGACCTACTGGCTGGTGGGCTTCATCTTCAACTTCCTGATCGGCGGGATCACGGGCGTGTCCCTGGGGATGGTGCCCTTCGACTATCAGGTCACGATGAGCTACTACGTTGTGGCGCACTTCCACAACGTGATGATGTTCGGCACGGCGTTCCTCGCCTTCGGCGGCCTGTACTACTGGTGGCCGAAGATGACGGGCCGCTTCATGGACGAGCGCGTCGGGCTGTGGCACTTCTGGCTCTTTATGGTCGGCTCGTGGCTGACCTTCCTGCCGCAGTACGTGCTGGGCCTGATGGGGATGCCCCGGCGTTACTACACCTACCCGGCGGGCAACTTCACCTGGACGGAGCTGAATTTCATCTCCACCGTGGGCGCGCTGGTCTTGCTCGCGGGCGGCATCGTGTTCGTGTGGAACATGCTTCAAAGCCTGCGGCGGCCCATCACGGCGTCGGCCAACCCCTGGGGCGGCTTCACGCTGGAGTGGACGGCGGCCTCGCCGCCCGCCGCGTACAACTTCGCGCACGAGTTCCCGACCACCTTTCCCACCGAGCGCCCGCTGTACGACTGGGAGAAGAACGGCGACAAGCTCACGCCGGTCGATCCGAAGTCGATCCACCTGCCGGTGGACTCGATCTGGCCCTTCATGACGGCTTTCAGCCTGCTGCTGATGGGCTACGGCCTGAGCTTCGGGTGGTTCGTGAACTACGACGTCCGCGAGGGGCTCCAGCCCTTCTTCAGCGCGGGCTTCGGGCACGTCTTCGCCAGCCTGGTGCTGTACGCCAGCCTCCCGCTGTTCTTCTGGTCGCTGTTCAAGTGGGCCGGGACGCGTGAGTACGCCGTACCCGTCGAGCACCACCACCTCACGAAGTACGACAACGGCTTCATGGGCATGGCGTGGTTCATCATCTCGGAAGTCAGCCTCTTCGGCGTGCTGATCGCGGGGTACGTGTACCTGCGGATCATCGGGGCCGCCGAACCGCCCGCCCTGCGTCCCAACGTGTGGCTCGCGGCGCTGAACACCCTGATTCTGGTGTCGTCCTCCTTCGTGATCCACAAGGCCGAGCAAGACCACCACCACGGGCGCTACACCTGGTTCCGGCTGGGGCTCTTTCTCACCCTGCTGCTGGGCGTGATCTTCATGCTCTTCCAGGTCTACGAGTTCACGCTCTTCGGCGTGGAGAGCGACTGGCGCCAGAACCTGTGGCAGGCGTGCTTTTTCACCATCGTCGGGCTGCACGGTCTGCACATCCTGATCGGCGGCACGGGCATCGCGCTGCCGTACTACCAGGCGCTGACCGGCAAGATGGACAAGTACAACCACGGCTCGCTCACCGCCGCCAGCCTGTACTGGCACCTGGTGGACGTGGTGTGGCTGCTCATCGTGGCGATCTTCTACGCGTGGTGA
- the coxB gene encoding cytochrome c oxidase subunit II, which produces MNTNHSRPRRGPPGGLPRRAAQAGLLGLAATLLSGCQSERLISIGDMASASNREVFWMSVPAIAFSIIIFVAVSWALFYSVQKFRSDRNDAPPAQFHGNNRLEVILVVVPVLIVVLLSVLTVRTMARINPTPREAVDINVLARQFWWNFGYPGAPAAAGGTVTNGNELVVPTRNQIALTMTAGDVLHGFWAPNLGGQRYAIPGSQKTWQIDTDRVGVYYGECSVLCGASHANMRYRVIALEPERYNSFLRTAQTYRAPTPAPGSSEARGYTIFMQGKPSTGALACASCHRVQGTPANGAAGPDLSFFGTRRTLGAGMWEGREAQEMLIPWLANSPGVKPGSQMPTYNGATYRVNGEVRRGGVLTRGELEDVAAYLRTLRLPEEADYWRGVPVIGAGNTQGRADRAIGDEGGTP; this is translated from the coding sequence TTGAACACCAACCATAGCCGCCCTAGACGCGGACCACCGGGGGGTCTGCCGCGCCGCGCCGCGCAGGCGGGTCTGCTGGGGCTGGCCGCGACGCTGCTTTCAGGCTGTCAGTCGGAGAGGCTGATCAGCATCGGCGACATGGCGTCGGCCAGCAACCGCGAAGTCTTCTGGATGAGCGTGCCCGCCATCGCCTTCTCGATCATCATCTTCGTCGCCGTGTCGTGGGCGCTGTTTTACAGCGTGCAGAAGTTCCGCTCGGACCGCAACGACGCCCCGCCCGCACAGTTTCACGGCAACAACCGCCTGGAGGTCATCCTGGTGGTCGTGCCCGTCCTGATCGTGGTGCTGCTGAGCGTCCTCACGGTGCGGACGATGGCGCGCATCAACCCCACCCCGCGCGAGGCGGTGGACATCAACGTGCTCGCCCGGCAGTTCTGGTGGAACTTCGGCTACCCGGGCGCGCCCGCCGCCGCCGGGGGAACGGTCACCAACGGCAACGAACTCGTGGTGCCCACCCGCAACCAGATTGCGCTCACGATGACCGCCGGAGACGTGCTCCACGGCTTCTGGGCGCCCAACCTGGGCGGGCAGCGCTACGCGATTCCCGGCTCGCAGAAGACGTGGCAGATCGACACCGACCGGGTGGGCGTGTACTACGGCGAGTGCTCGGTGCTGTGCGGGGCGAGCCACGCGAACATGCGCTACCGGGTGATCGCGCTGGAGCCGGAGCGCTACAACTCGTTTCTGCGCACGGCCCAGACCTACCGCGCCCCCACCCCCGCTCCCGGCAGCTCCGAGGCGCGCGGGTACACGATCTTCATGCAGGGCAAGCCCTCGACGGGGGCGCTCGCCTGCGCCTCGTGCCACCGGGTGCAGGGCACGCCCGCGAACGGCGCCGCCGGGCCCGACCTGAGCTTTTTCGGCACCCGCCGCACGCTGGGCGCGGGGATGTGGGAGGGCCGCGAGGCCCAGGAGATGCTGATTCCCTGGCTGGCGAACAGCCCCGGGGTCAAGCCCGGCAGCCAGATGCCGACCTACAACGGGGCGACCTACCGGGTAAACGGAGAGGTGCGCCGCGGCGGCGTGCTCACCCGAGGTGAGCTGGAGGACGTGGCCGCCTACCTGCGGACCCTGCGCCTGCCCGAGGAGGCCGACTACTGGCGGGGCGTGCCGGTGATCGGGGCGGGCAACACCCAGGGCCGCGCCGACCGCGCCATCGGCGACGAAGGAGGAACTCCGTGA
- a CDS encoding heme o synthase has translation MTTEPMRGGDILSPVTEAPRATWRDYLALTKPKVISLLLWTTLTAMVMAARGWPGLGLLVVVSLAGYASAGSAGVFNMIVDRDIDLLMKRTAGRPTSSGLISTRDAAIFGTALQVASFVALWVWATPLAAWMSLAGFFTYVVVYTLWLKRTTWHNIVLGGAAGCFPPLVGWAAVTGDLNLFAWFLFAIIFFWTPVHFWALALMIKEEYREVGIPMLPVVHGDKLTVAQIGLYAVYTVVLSVMPVFIGEVGLLYFVVALLLGGLLLARSWRLYRHVMGGQAVERRVAVPLYLYSMLYLALLFVAGAVDRVLTA, from the coding sequence ATGACGACGGAACCCATGCGCGGGGGCGATATCCTCTCCCCCGTGACCGAGGCCCCCCGCGCGACCTGGCGCGACTACCTGGCGCTGACCAAACCCAAGGTCATCAGCCTGCTGCTGTGGACCACCCTCACCGCGATGGTGATGGCGGCGCGCGGCTGGCCGGGCCTGGGGCTGCTCGTGGTCGTGTCGCTCGCCGGGTACGCCTCGGCGGGGTCGGCGGGTGTGTTCAACATGATCGTGGACCGCGACATCGACCTGTTGATGAAGCGCACGGCGGGGCGGCCCACGTCGAGCGGCCTGATCTCCACCCGCGACGCGGCGATCTTCGGCACCGCCCTCCAGGTCGCCTCGTTCGTGGCGCTGTGGGTGTGGGCGACTCCCCTGGCCGCGTGGATGAGCCTCGCGGGCTTTTTCACCTACGTGGTCGTGTACACCCTGTGGCTCAAGCGCACGACGTGGCACAACATCGTGCTCGGCGGGGCCGCCGGGTGCTTTCCGCCCCTGGTAGGCTGGGCCGCCGTGACGGGAGACCTCAACCTCTTCGCGTGGTTTCTCTTCGCGATCATCTTCTTCTGGACGCCCGTGCACTTCTGGGCGCTCGCCCTGATGATCAAGGAGGAGTACCGCGAGGTCGGCATCCCCATGCTGCCCGTCGTCCACGGCGACAAACTCACGGTGGCCCAGATCGGGCTGTACGCCGTTTACACCGTCGTCCTCTCGGTGATGCCCGTCTTCATCGGGGAGGTCGGGCTGCTGTACTTCGTGGTCGCGCTCCTTCTCGGCGGGCTGCTGCTCGCGCGCTCGTGGCGGCTGTACCGGCACGTGATGGGGGGGCAGGCGGTCGAGCGGCGGGTGGCCGTGCCGCTGTACCTGTACTCGATGCTCTACCTCGCGCTGCTCTTCGTGGCGGGAGCGGTCGACCGGGTGCTGACGGCGTAG
- a CDS encoding COX15/CtaA family protein has translation MEVSRVVAASRPGAGMWLSRLAWAALAYNVLVILWGAVVRITGAGAGCGDHWPLCNGVVVPQSPALHTVIEFSHRLTSGLSGLLALALAGLAFRATPKGHPVRLGALLSLGLIVLEGLVGGVQVLLGLTADSTDPARGLVQGVHLANTFLLLGALLLTAFWASGGPRLRLRGQGRALGLTVLGLGLTLVLGMAGAVTALGDLLFSPAPGTPLDTVRRDFGATASLIENLRVIHPMLAVLTSAYLVWMVGALRRLRPSPEVTRWGLALIGIIGVQMLAGFLNVALKAPAWMQLTHLFLACVMWLVTVTLAYRALSAPAVRHQAVPARAGVNV, from the coding sequence ATGGAAGTGAGTCGTGTCGTGGCGGCGTCCCGCCCGGGCGCGGGAATGTGGCTCTCCCGGCTGGCCTGGGCGGCCCTGGCGTACAACGTGCTGGTGATCCTCTGGGGCGCGGTGGTGCGCATCACGGGGGCGGGAGCGGGCTGCGGCGACCACTGGCCGCTGTGTAACGGCGTGGTCGTGCCCCAGAGCCCGGCCCTGCACACGGTCATCGAATTCAGCCACCGCCTCACGAGCGGCCTGAGCGGCCTGCTCGCCCTCGCCCTTGCCGGGTTGGCCTTCCGGGCGACGCCGAAGGGCCACCCCGTCCGGCTGGGCGCCCTGCTGAGCCTGGGACTCATCGTGCTGGAAGGTCTGGTCGGCGGCGTGCAGGTGCTGCTGGGTCTGACGGCGGACTCCACCGACCCGGCGCGCGGGCTCGTGCAGGGCGTCCACCTCGCCAACACCTTCTTGCTGCTCGGCGCCCTGCTCCTCACCGCCTTCTGGGCGTCGGGCGGGCCGAGGTTGAGGCTGCGGGGCCAGGGCCGCGCGCTCGGGCTGACCGTGCTCGGGCTGGGGCTGACCCTGGTGCTCGGCATGGCGGGGGCGGTGACCGCGCTCGGCGACCTGCTCTTTTCTCCCGCGCCCGGCACGCCGCTCGACACGGTGCGGCGCGACTTCGGGGCGACCGCCTCCCTGATCGAGAACCTGCGGGTGATCCACCCCATGCTCGCCGTCCTCACGAGCGCGTATCTGGTCTGGATGGTGGGGGCGCTGCGCCGCTTGCGGCCCTCGCCGGAGGTGACCCGCTGGGGCCTGGCCCTGATCGGCATCATCGGCGTGCAGATGCTCGCGGGCTTCCTGAACGTGGCGCTCAAGGCCCCGGCGTGGATGCAGCTCACGCACCTCTTCCTGGCGTGCGTGATGTGGCTCGTCACGGTGACGCTGGCCTACCGCGCCCTGAGCGCCCCGGCGGTGCGGCACCAGGCCGTGCCCGCCCGGGCAGGAGTGAACGTATGA